TGTCATTCGACCCTTGAACTCGTCAGGCGTGACGCACTGCTCGTCCTCACTGACCCAACTCTCGTTCTTCAGGCCCAGCAACCTAGAGACGGCATACTCCTTCGCGCCGTTCGTGTAGCCGGCAAGCGCCTTGAGCACCTGCCGCGCGCGGGCAAGGGCGGGCTCGACGCCCTCATCGTCATCGAGATTGAGGCTGAACTCGACCGAGCCGGCTTCATCTCTCCACTCGCCGCCGTACCAGTCGAGACGCTCATCGTACCGAAGGGGACCGATGACGTCGTCGGTGAGGTCAGGGTGCTTCATCGTGCTGCAACCGAGCGGCTGGTTTTCCGTGCTGACGCCTAACGCCCAAGCTCAGCGGACCGGCCCGCCGAGAGCAACCTTGATGTTCAACTGCTTGCATCCGCGGCGGGCCGGGTCCGCTGCAGCGCGACGTTAGGCGGCTCGTCCGTAGGACAGTGGCGCTACACCGAGCCGCGGAGTAACGGCCGCCTCACGTATTCGCCCGGGATGGAGACGATCGGCTCCTCCAGATGGACGTCCGCACGGCGACGGCCGACGGCGCGGACATAGCCGAGATAGCGGCCGCGATCGTCCTCCAGAGCCCCGATCTCGGTCGTATTGTCCGGTGCGATCGCCTCGAGCCAGTCGCGCCACAGCCGCCAGCCATCGGGCAGGGTGTCGACCAGCTCGACGTCCACGATGCCCGTCCGCTCCCAGTGGCGACGCCACCAGGCCGCCGAGTGCAGACCCCACAGGTCCGGCGTCCACCAGCCGCGAAGGTGGTCGGGGACCGGCCCGTCGATCTCCCGGACCAGCCCA
The genomic region above belongs to Tautonia rosea and contains:
- a CDS encoding DUF2262 domain-containing protein; protein product: MKHPDLTDDVIGPLRYDERLDWYGGEWRDEAGSVEFSLNLDDDEGVEPALARARQVLKALAGYTNGAKEYAVSRLLGLKNESWVSEDEQCVTPDEFKGRMTLQSIVFEADGEVTFYHHDGDLFGGHSIEIGMDGNDVFFHADIPG